In a single window of the Streptomyces sp. NBC_00285 genome:
- the aceB gene encoding malate synthase A, translating to MSAPAPSPLAIVDAEPLPRQEEVLTEAALAFVAELHLRFTPRRDELLARRGERRAEIARTSTLDFLPETAAIRADDSWKVAPSPAALDDRRVEITGPTDRKMTVNALNSGAKVWLADFEDASAPTWENVVLGQVNLADAYTRTIDFTDERSGKSYALRPDEELATVVMRPRGWHLNERHLVDADGAQVPGSLVDFGLYFFHNAQRLIDLGKGPYFYLPKTESHLEARLWNDVFVFAQEYNGIPQGTVRATVLIETITAAYEMEEILYELRDHASGLNAGRWDYLFSIVKNFRDGGARFVLPDRNLVTMTAPFMRAYTELLVRTCHKRGAHAIGGMAAFIPSRRDAEVNKVAFEKVRADKDREAGDGFDGSWVAHPDLVPIAMESFDKVLGDRPNQKDRLREDVHVEAADLIAVDSLEARPTYNGLVNAVQVGIRYIEAWLRGLGAVAIFNLMEDAATAEISRSQIWQWINAGVEFENGERATPELARKVAAEELSDIRREIGEEAFTAGHWQQAHDLLLQVSLDADYADFLTLPAYEQLKG from the coding sequence ATGTCCGCACCAGCGCCGTCCCCGCTGGCCATCGTCGACGCCGAGCCCCTGCCGCGGCAGGAGGAGGTCCTCACCGAGGCGGCCCTCGCCTTCGTGGCCGAGCTGCACCTCCGGTTCACGCCCCGGCGCGACGAGCTCCTCGCCCGCCGCGGTGAGCGCCGCGCCGAGATCGCCCGCACCTCCACGCTCGACTTCCTCCCGGAGACCGCCGCGATCCGTGCGGACGACTCCTGGAAGGTGGCCCCCTCCCCCGCGGCCCTCGACGACCGCCGGGTCGAGATCACCGGCCCCACCGACCGCAAGATGACCGTCAACGCCCTCAACTCCGGTGCCAAGGTGTGGCTCGCGGACTTCGAGGACGCGTCGGCACCGACGTGGGAGAACGTCGTCCTCGGCCAGGTCAACCTCGCGGACGCCTACACCCGCACCATCGACTTCACCGACGAGAGGTCCGGCAAGTCGTACGCCCTGCGCCCCGACGAAGAGCTCGCCACCGTCGTCATGCGACCGCGCGGCTGGCACCTGAACGAGCGGCACCTCGTCGATGCCGACGGCGCCCAGGTACCGGGCTCCCTCGTCGACTTCGGGCTCTACTTCTTCCACAACGCCCAGCGCCTGATCGACCTCGGCAAGGGCCCGTACTTCTACCTCCCGAAGACCGAGTCGCACCTCGAAGCGCGCCTGTGGAACGACGTGTTCGTCTTCGCGCAGGAGTACAACGGCATCCCGCAGGGCACCGTCCGCGCGACCGTCCTCATCGAGACGATCACGGCCGCGTACGAGATGGAGGAGATCCTCTACGAACTCCGCGACCACGCCTCGGGGTTGAACGCGGGCCGCTGGGACTACCTGTTCTCCATCGTGAAGAACTTCCGTGACGGCGGCGCCAGGTTCGTCCTGCCCGACCGCAACCTGGTCACGATGACGGCCCCGTTCATGCGGGCGTACACCGAACTCCTGGTGCGCACCTGCCACAAGCGCGGCGCGCACGCGATCGGCGGCATGGCGGCCTTCATCCCCTCGCGCCGGGACGCCGAGGTCAACAAGGTGGCCTTCGAGAAGGTGCGCGCCGACAAGGACCGCGAGGCCGGCGACGGTTTCGACGGCTCCTGGGTCGCCCACCCCGACCTGGTCCCGATCGCCATGGAGTCCTTCGACAAGGTCCTCGGCGACAGGCCGAACCAGAAGGACCGGCTGCGCGAGGACGTCCACGTCGAGGCGGCCGACCTGATCGCCGTCGACTCCCTGGAGGCCAGGCCGACGTACAACGGCCTGGTCAACGCCGTTCAGGTGGGCATCCGTTACATCGAGGCGTGGCTGCGCGGGCTCGGCGCGGTCGCCATCTTCAACCTCATGGAGGACGCGGCCACCGCCGAGATCTCCCGCTCGCAGATCTGGCAGTGGATCAACGCGGGCGTCGAGTTCGAGAACGGCGAGCGCGCGACCCCCGAGCTGGCCCGCAAGGTGGCCGCCGAGGAGCTCTCGGACATCCGCCGGGAGATCGGCGAGGAGGCCTTCACGGCCGGCCACTGGCAGCAGGCCCACGACCTGCTGCTCCAGGTCTCCCTCGACGCCGACTATGCGGACTTCCTGACGCTGCCCGCGTACGAGCAGCTCAAGGGCTGA